In the Silurus meridionalis isolate SWU-2019-XX chromosome 6, ASM1480568v1, whole genome shotgun sequence genome, one interval contains:
- the LOC124386817 gene encoding nuclear factor 7, brain-like isoform X4, whose amino-acid sequence MIMASSSSALCEDQLECSICLDVFTDPVSTPCGHNFCMICLKEYWDSSPHCQCPLCKEKFSNRPDLRVNKFISALAAPFKKSIQVKSSRAAEKPTRSQVLCEICCEKKCVAVKSCLICMASYCKTHLEPHDRVSLLKKHKLIDPVENLEDYICQKYERPLELFCREDQTCVCQFCTEGDKSHNTVPIEEESVEKKNELVKTQAEVQQKIQERLKKIEEIKHSVEVNKKNTKKEKADAVKMFSALICCIERSQAELLKVMEEKQKAAERQAKEIIKDLEQEFSELKRRNTDLEQLIHTEDHLHLLQIYPSLCSSPHTQDWTSITITSQLSVDTLRRALAQLQETLSQEMQKIDETELKRIQQYAVDVTLDPDTAHPYLILSDDGKQVTCGDIEQNLPDNPDRFYYCVCVLGKKGFSSGRFYYEVQVKGKTEWDLGVARESITRKGEIIARPEDGCWCVWLRNKTEYNVCDAPPVSLSLKNVPQKVGVFVDYEEGLVSFYDVDAKSHIYSFSAQTFTEKLYPYLSPCTNDKGENSAPLIICPVYQN is encoded by the exons ATGA TCATGGCTTCCTCCAGCAGTGCTCTGTGTGAAGATCAGCTTGAGTGCTCCATATGTCTGGATGTGTTCACTGATCCAGTCTCTACTCCATGTGGACACAACTTCTGTATGATTTGTCTAAAAGAGTATTGGGACAGCAGTCCACACTGCCAGTGTCCATTGTGTAAGGAGAAATTCTCCAATCGTCCTGATCTACGTGTGAATAAGTTCATCTCTGCACTTGCTGCTCCATTTAAGAAGTCAATTCAAGTGAAATCCAGCAGAGCTGCAGAAAAACCCACCCGATCTCAGGTGCTCTGTGAGatctgttgtgaaaagaagTGTGTAGCCGTGAAGTCCTGCCTGATCTGTATGGCTTCTTACTGCAAGACTCATCTGGAACCTCATGATAGAGTTTCCTTATTAAAGAAGCACAAACTGATAGATCCAGTGGAGAACCTGGAGGACTACATCTGCCAGAAATATGAGAGACCCCTGGAGCTGTTCTGCAGAGAAGACCAgacatgtgtgtgtcagttctgTACTGAAGGAGACAAATCCCACAACACTGTTCCTATAGAGGAGGAGAGTGTTGAGAAGAAG AATGAACTGGTGAAGACTCAAGCAGAAGTTCAGCAGAAGATCCAGGAGCGACTGAAGAAGATTGAGGAGATTAAACACTCTGTAGAAGTAAATAAA aaaaacacaaagaaggAGAAAGCAGATGCTGTGAAGATGTTCAGTGCTCTTATATGCTGCATTGAGAGAAGCCAGGCTGAGCTGCTTAAGGTGAtggaggagaagcagaaagcaGCAGAGAGGCAGGCTAAAGAGATCATTAAAGATCTGGAGCAGGAATTCAGTGAGCTAAAGAGGAGAAACACTGATCTGGAGCAGCTCATACACACTGAGGATCACCTCCACCTTCTACAG ATTTACCCATCACTGTGCAGCTCTCCACACACCCAGGACTGGACTTCCATCACAATTACCTCTCAACTGAGTGTGGATACTCTGAGGAGAGCTTTGGCTCAGCTTCAGGAGACTCTCAGTCAGGAAATGCAGAAGATTGATGAAACTG aactgaagagaattcaACAATATGCAG tgGACGTGACTCTGGATCCTGATACAGCTCATCCTTATCTCATCCTGTCTGATGATGGAAAACAAGTTACATGTGGAGACATAGAACAGAATCTCCCTGATAATCCAGATAGGTTTTAttattgtgtctgtgtgttgggAAAGAAGGGATTCTCCTCAGGGAGATTTTACTATGAGGTGCAGGTCAAAGGAAAGACTGAGTGGGATTTAGGAGTCGCCAGAGAATCCATTACCAGGAAAGGAGAGATTATAGCCAGACCTGAAGATGGATGCTGGTGTGTATGGCTGAGGAATAAGACTGAATATAATGTTTGTGATGCTCCTCCTGTTTCCCTCTCCTTGAAAAATGTTCCTCAGAAGGTTGGAGTGTTTGTGGATTATGAGGAGGGGCTGGTCTCCTTCTATGATGTTGATGCAAAATCTCATATCTACTCTTTCAGTGCTCAAACTTTCACTGAGAAACTTTATCCTTACCTTAGCCCCTGCACTAATGATAAAGGTGAAAATTCAGCCCCACTGATCATCTGCCCTGTTTATCAAAACTAA
- the LOC124386817 gene encoding nuclear factor 7, brain-like isoform X1 — MIFFLLKLKPQLVKVMASSSSALCEDQLECSICLDVFTDPVSTPCGHNFCMICLKEYWDSSPHCQCPLCKEKFSNRPDLRVNKFISALAAPFKKSIQVKSSRAAEKPTRSQVLCEICCEKKCVAVKSCLICMASYCKTHLEPHDRVSLLKKHKLIDPVENLEDYICQKYERPLELFCREDQTCVCQFCTEGDKSHNTVPIEEESVEKKNELVKTQAEVQQKIQERLKKIEEIKHSVEVNKKNTKKEKADAVKMFSALICCIERSQAELLKVMEEKQKAAERQAKEIIKDLEQEFSELKRRNTDLEQLIHTEDHLHLLQIYPSLCSSPHTQDWTSITITSQLSVDTLRRALAQLQETLSQEMQKIDETELKRIQQYAVDVTLDPDTAHPYLILSDDGKQVTCGDIEQNLPDNPDRFYYCVCVLGKKGFSSGRFYYEVQVKGKTEWDLGVARESITRKGEIIARPEDGCWCVWLRNKTEYNVCDAPPVSLSLKNVPQKVGVFVDYEEGLVSFYDVDAKSHIYSFSAQTFTEKLYPYLSPCTNDKGENSAPLIICPVYQN, encoded by the exons ATGA tcttttttttactgaaactgAAGCCACAGCTGGTAAAAG TCATGGCTTCCTCCAGCAGTGCTCTGTGTGAAGATCAGCTTGAGTGCTCCATATGTCTGGATGTGTTCACTGATCCAGTCTCTACTCCATGTGGACACAACTTCTGTATGATTTGTCTAAAAGAGTATTGGGACAGCAGTCCACACTGCCAGTGTCCATTGTGTAAGGAGAAATTCTCCAATCGTCCTGATCTACGTGTGAATAAGTTCATCTCTGCACTTGCTGCTCCATTTAAGAAGTCAATTCAAGTGAAATCCAGCAGAGCTGCAGAAAAACCCACCCGATCTCAGGTGCTCTGTGAGatctgttgtgaaaagaagTGTGTAGCCGTGAAGTCCTGCCTGATCTGTATGGCTTCTTACTGCAAGACTCATCTGGAACCTCATGATAGAGTTTCCTTATTAAAGAAGCACAAACTGATAGATCCAGTGGAGAACCTGGAGGACTACATCTGCCAGAAATATGAGAGACCCCTGGAGCTGTTCTGCAGAGAAGACCAgacatgtgtgtgtcagttctgTACTGAAGGAGACAAATCCCACAACACTGTTCCTATAGAGGAGGAGAGTGTTGAGAAGAAG AATGAACTGGTGAAGACTCAAGCAGAAGTTCAGCAGAAGATCCAGGAGCGACTGAAGAAGATTGAGGAGATTAAACACTCTGTAGAAGTAAATAAA aaaaacacaaagaaggAGAAAGCAGATGCTGTGAAGATGTTCAGTGCTCTTATATGCTGCATTGAGAGAAGCCAGGCTGAGCTGCTTAAGGTGAtggaggagaagcagaaagcaGCAGAGAGGCAGGCTAAAGAGATCATTAAAGATCTGGAGCAGGAATTCAGTGAGCTAAAGAGGAGAAACACTGATCTGGAGCAGCTCATACACACTGAGGATCACCTCCACCTTCTACAG ATTTACCCATCACTGTGCAGCTCTCCACACACCCAGGACTGGACTTCCATCACAATTACCTCTCAACTGAGTGTGGATACTCTGAGGAGAGCTTTGGCTCAGCTTCAGGAGACTCTCAGTCAGGAAATGCAGAAGATTGATGAAACTG aactgaagagaattcaACAATATGCAG tgGACGTGACTCTGGATCCTGATACAGCTCATCCTTATCTCATCCTGTCTGATGATGGAAAACAAGTTACATGTGGAGACATAGAACAGAATCTCCCTGATAATCCAGATAGGTTTTAttattgtgtctgtgtgttgggAAAGAAGGGATTCTCCTCAGGGAGATTTTACTATGAGGTGCAGGTCAAAGGAAAGACTGAGTGGGATTTAGGAGTCGCCAGAGAATCCATTACCAGGAAAGGAGAGATTATAGCCAGACCTGAAGATGGATGCTGGTGTGTATGGCTGAGGAATAAGACTGAATATAATGTTTGTGATGCTCCTCCTGTTTCCCTCTCCTTGAAAAATGTTCCTCAGAAGGTTGGAGTGTTTGTGGATTATGAGGAGGGGCTGGTCTCCTTCTATGATGTTGATGCAAAATCTCATATCTACTCTTTCAGTGCTCAAACTTTCACTGAGAAACTTTATCCTTACCTTAGCCCCTGCACTAATGATAAAGGTGAAAATTCAGCCCCACTGATCATCTGCCCTGTTTATCAAAACTAA
- the LOC124386817 gene encoding nuclear factor 7, brain-like isoform X3, whose protein sequence is MIFFLLKLKPQLVKVMASSSSALCEDQLECSICLDVFTDPVSTPCGHNFCMICLKEYWDSSPHCQCPLCKEKFSNRPDLRVNKFISALAAPFKKSIQVKSSRAAEKPTRSQVLCEICCEKKCVAVKSCLICMASYCKTHLEPHDRVSLLKKHKLIDPVENLEDYICQKYERPLELFCREDQTCVCQFCTEGDKSHNTVPIEEESVEKKNELVKTQAEVQQKIQERLKKIEEIKHSVEVNKKNTKKEKADAVKMFSALICCIERSQAELLKVMEEKQKAAERQAKEIIKDLEQEFSELKRRNTDLEQLIHTEDHLHLLQIYPSLCSSPHTQDWTSITITSQLSVDTLRRALAQLQETLSQEMQKIDETVDVTLDPDTAHPYLILSDDGKQVTCGDIEQNLPDNPDRFYYCVCVLGKKGFSSGRFYYEVQVKGKTEWDLGVARESITRKGEIIARPEDGCWCVWLRNKTEYNVCDAPPVSLSLKNVPQKVGVFVDYEEGLVSFYDVDAKSHIYSFSAQTFTEKLYPYLSPCTNDKGENSAPLIICPVYQN, encoded by the exons ATGA tcttttttttactgaaactgAAGCCACAGCTGGTAAAAG TCATGGCTTCCTCCAGCAGTGCTCTGTGTGAAGATCAGCTTGAGTGCTCCATATGTCTGGATGTGTTCACTGATCCAGTCTCTACTCCATGTGGACACAACTTCTGTATGATTTGTCTAAAAGAGTATTGGGACAGCAGTCCACACTGCCAGTGTCCATTGTGTAAGGAGAAATTCTCCAATCGTCCTGATCTACGTGTGAATAAGTTCATCTCTGCACTTGCTGCTCCATTTAAGAAGTCAATTCAAGTGAAATCCAGCAGAGCTGCAGAAAAACCCACCCGATCTCAGGTGCTCTGTGAGatctgttgtgaaaagaagTGTGTAGCCGTGAAGTCCTGCCTGATCTGTATGGCTTCTTACTGCAAGACTCATCTGGAACCTCATGATAGAGTTTCCTTATTAAAGAAGCACAAACTGATAGATCCAGTGGAGAACCTGGAGGACTACATCTGCCAGAAATATGAGAGACCCCTGGAGCTGTTCTGCAGAGAAGACCAgacatgtgtgtgtcagttctgTACTGAAGGAGACAAATCCCACAACACTGTTCCTATAGAGGAGGAGAGTGTTGAGAAGAAG AATGAACTGGTGAAGACTCAAGCAGAAGTTCAGCAGAAGATCCAGGAGCGACTGAAGAAGATTGAGGAGATTAAACACTCTGTAGAAGTAAATAAA aaaaacacaaagaaggAGAAAGCAGATGCTGTGAAGATGTTCAGTGCTCTTATATGCTGCATTGAGAGAAGCCAGGCTGAGCTGCTTAAGGTGAtggaggagaagcagaaagcaGCAGAGAGGCAGGCTAAAGAGATCATTAAAGATCTGGAGCAGGAATTCAGTGAGCTAAAGAGGAGAAACACTGATCTGGAGCAGCTCATACACACTGAGGATCACCTCCACCTTCTACAG ATTTACCCATCACTGTGCAGCTCTCCACACACCCAGGACTGGACTTCCATCACAATTACCTCTCAACTGAGTGTGGATACTCTGAGGAGAGCTTTGGCTCAGCTTCAGGAGACTCTCAGTCAGGAAATGCAGAAGATTGATGAAACTG tgGACGTGACTCTGGATCCTGATACAGCTCATCCTTATCTCATCCTGTCTGATGATGGAAAACAAGTTACATGTGGAGACATAGAACAGAATCTCCCTGATAATCCAGATAGGTTTTAttattgtgtctgtgtgttgggAAAGAAGGGATTCTCCTCAGGGAGATTTTACTATGAGGTGCAGGTCAAAGGAAAGACTGAGTGGGATTTAGGAGTCGCCAGAGAATCCATTACCAGGAAAGGAGAGATTATAGCCAGACCTGAAGATGGATGCTGGTGTGTATGGCTGAGGAATAAGACTGAATATAATGTTTGTGATGCTCCTCCTGTTTCCCTCTCCTTGAAAAATGTTCCTCAGAAGGTTGGAGTGTTTGTGGATTATGAGGAGGGGCTGGTCTCCTTCTATGATGTTGATGCAAAATCTCATATCTACTCTTTCAGTGCTCAAACTTTCACTGAGAAACTTTATCCTTACCTTAGCCCCTGCACTAATGATAAAGGTGAAAATTCAGCCCCACTGATCATCTGCCCTGTTTATCAAAACTAA
- the LOC124386817 gene encoding nuclear factor 7, brain-like isoform X5 yields the protein MASSSSALCEDQLECSICLDVFTDPVSTPCGHNFCMICLKEYWDSSPHCQCPLCKEKFSNRPDLRVNKFISALAAPFKKSIQVKSSRAAEKPTRSQVLCEICCEKKCVAVKSCLICMASYCKTHLEPHDRVSLLKKHKLIDPVENLEDYICQKYERPLELFCREDQTCVCQFCTEGDKSHNTVPIEEESVEKKNELVKTQAEVQQKIQERLKKIEEIKHSVEVNKKNTKKEKADAVKMFSALICCIERSQAELLKVMEEKQKAAERQAKEIIKDLEQEFSELKRRNTDLEQLIHTEDHLHLLQIYPSLCSSPHTQDWTSITITSQLSVDTLRRALAQLQETLSQEMQKIDETELKRIQQYAVDVTLDPDTAHPYLILSDDGKQVTCGDIEQNLPDNPDRFYYCVCVLGKKGFSSGRFYYEVQVKGKTEWDLGVARESITRKGEIIARPEDGCWCVWLRNKTEYNVCDAPPVSLSLKNVPQKVGVFVDYEEGLVSFYDVDAKSHIYSFSAQTFTEKLYPYLSPCTNDKGENSAPLIICPVYQN from the exons ATGGCTTCCTCCAGCAGTGCTCTGTGTGAAGATCAGCTTGAGTGCTCCATATGTCTGGATGTGTTCACTGATCCAGTCTCTACTCCATGTGGACACAACTTCTGTATGATTTGTCTAAAAGAGTATTGGGACAGCAGTCCACACTGCCAGTGTCCATTGTGTAAGGAGAAATTCTCCAATCGTCCTGATCTACGTGTGAATAAGTTCATCTCTGCACTTGCTGCTCCATTTAAGAAGTCAATTCAAGTGAAATCCAGCAGAGCTGCAGAAAAACCCACCCGATCTCAGGTGCTCTGTGAGatctgttgtgaaaagaagTGTGTAGCCGTGAAGTCCTGCCTGATCTGTATGGCTTCTTACTGCAAGACTCATCTGGAACCTCATGATAGAGTTTCCTTATTAAAGAAGCACAAACTGATAGATCCAGTGGAGAACCTGGAGGACTACATCTGCCAGAAATATGAGAGACCCCTGGAGCTGTTCTGCAGAGAAGACCAgacatgtgtgtgtcagttctgTACTGAAGGAGACAAATCCCACAACACTGTTCCTATAGAGGAGGAGAGTGTTGAGAAGAAG AATGAACTGGTGAAGACTCAAGCAGAAGTTCAGCAGAAGATCCAGGAGCGACTGAAGAAGATTGAGGAGATTAAACACTCTGTAGAAGTAAATAAA aaaaacacaaagaaggAGAAAGCAGATGCTGTGAAGATGTTCAGTGCTCTTATATGCTGCATTGAGAGAAGCCAGGCTGAGCTGCTTAAGGTGAtggaggagaagcagaaagcaGCAGAGAGGCAGGCTAAAGAGATCATTAAAGATCTGGAGCAGGAATTCAGTGAGCTAAAGAGGAGAAACACTGATCTGGAGCAGCTCATACACACTGAGGATCACCTCCACCTTCTACAG ATTTACCCATCACTGTGCAGCTCTCCACACACCCAGGACTGGACTTCCATCACAATTACCTCTCAACTGAGTGTGGATACTCTGAGGAGAGCTTTGGCTCAGCTTCAGGAGACTCTCAGTCAGGAAATGCAGAAGATTGATGAAACTG aactgaagagaattcaACAATATGCAG tgGACGTGACTCTGGATCCTGATACAGCTCATCCTTATCTCATCCTGTCTGATGATGGAAAACAAGTTACATGTGGAGACATAGAACAGAATCTCCCTGATAATCCAGATAGGTTTTAttattgtgtctgtgtgttgggAAAGAAGGGATTCTCCTCAGGGAGATTTTACTATGAGGTGCAGGTCAAAGGAAAGACTGAGTGGGATTTAGGAGTCGCCAGAGAATCCATTACCAGGAAAGGAGAGATTATAGCCAGACCTGAAGATGGATGCTGGTGTGTATGGCTGAGGAATAAGACTGAATATAATGTTTGTGATGCTCCTCCTGTTTCCCTCTCCTTGAAAAATGTTCCTCAGAAGGTTGGAGTGTTTGTGGATTATGAGGAGGGGCTGGTCTCCTTCTATGATGTTGATGCAAAATCTCATATCTACTCTTTCAGTGCTCAAACTTTCACTGAGAAACTTTATCCTTACCTTAGCCCCTGCACTAATGATAAAGGTGAAAATTCAGCCCCACTGATCATCTGCCCTGTTTATCAAAACTAA
- the LOC124386827 gene encoding Fc receptor-like protein 5 isoform X1: MLSVTHNTKLNERFSILPGLLIVCIRVPRVRGKSKAVVLIKPDTHVFRGERVRFRCDIKEREDIEWTYSWYKNNKTLHTEEKNQIFTDSTMQEFGISSIKDSDNGSYACRGHRNDSQTSDVSDDVILTVSEKAHVILRVSPQSWLTEGDSVTLSCEVRNSSLGWTFSWYTAVPYRQIRNSRGDIVYGNLYTLSPATLNHTGVYVCESKRGDSSYYRSSSNQQPIWITGKSPPVSLIIKPNRAQHFTKGSLSLRCEDLSNSTRWTVGRYTQREAEPDCVWWGLVTESTCKINSLSTSDSGVYWCESESGGISNPVNITVHDGDVILDSPVQSVNEGHNIILYCLYRNTNSLNQQADIYKDGSVLQNQITGEVIVYNVSESDEGIYHCKHPDRGESPKSWVSVRRLSHVQAPFSVLMLINNIVKGSLYLLVTIILLVKCYKARGHSNEDRMENRVEED, encoded by the exons atgcTCAGTgtgacacacaacacaaagttaAATGAACGTTTCTCCATTTTACCTGGTT TGCTGATCGTGTGTATACGAGTGCCACGTGTCCGAG GGAAATCGAAAGCTGTGGTTTTGATAAAGCCTGATACACATGTGTTCAGAGGAGAGAGAGTCCGTTTTAGATGTGACATAAAGGAAAGAGAAGACATTGAGTGGACCTACAGCTGGTATAAGAATAATAAGACACTCCACACAGAGGAAAAAAACCAGATCTTTACAGACAGCACAATGCAGGAGTTCGGCATCAGTTCTATAAAGGACTCGGACAATGGGAGCTACGCCTGCAGAGGACACCGGAATGACTCTCAGACTTCAGATGTCAGTGATGATGTTATACTGACCGTATCAG AGAAAGCACATGTAATACTGAGAGTATCTCCACAGAGCTGGCTGACCGAAGGAGATTCTGTGACTCTTAGCTGTGAGGTTAGAAACTCCTCTCTAGGCTGGACATTCAGCTGGTACACAGCCGTTCCTTACAGACAAATACGAAACAGTCGTGGTGATATTGTTTATGGAAACTTATATACACTCAGTCCTGCTACTCTCAACCACACTGGAGTTTATGTGTGCGAATCAAAGAGAGGAGATTCAAGCTATTACAGAAGTTCCAGCAACCAACAGCCAATATGGATCACTG GTAAATCTCCTCCAGTCTCTCTGATCATCAAACCCAACAGAGCTCAACACTTTACAAAAGGCTCCCTCTCACTAAGGTGTGAGGACCTGAGTAACTCTACTAGATGGACCGTGGGACGGTACACACAGAGAGAGGCGGAGCCAGACTGTGTATGGTGGGGATTAGTTACAGAATCTACTTGTAAAATCAACTCCCTCTCCACATCCGACTCTGGAGTGTACTGGTGCGAGTCTGAGTCTGGAGGCATCAGTAATCCTGTTAACATCACAGTGCATG ATGGTGATGTGATCCTGGACAGTCCTGTCCAATCTGTAAATGAGGGACATAATATAATTCTTTACTGCTTATATCGTAACACAAACTCCCTAAACCAACAAGCTGATATCTATAAAGATGGATCAGTCCTCCAGAACCAGATTACAGGCGAGGTGATCGTCTATAATGTCTCAGAGTCAGATGAAGGTAtctaccactgtaaacacccaGACAGAGGAGAGTCTCCAAAAAGCTGGGTCTCAGTCAGAC gTCTATCACATGTACAAGCTCCATTCTCAGTCCTCATGCTGATCAATAACATAGTGAAAGGCTCTCTGTATCTGCTGGTCACCATCATTCTGCTGGTCAAATGTTACAAAGCTCGGG GTCACAGTAATGAAGACAGGATGGAGAACAGAGTCGAAGAGGACTGA
- the LOC124386827 gene encoding Fc receptor-like protein 3 isoform X3, translated as MKCSPLLVMFLLIVCIRVPRVRGKSKAVVLIKPDTHVFRGERVRFRCDIKEREDIEWTYSWYKNNKTLHTEEKNQIFTDSTMQEFGISSIKDSDNGSYACRGHRNDSQTSDVSDDVILTVSEKAHVILRVSPQSWLTEGDSVTLSCEVRNSSLGWTFSWYTAVPYRQIRNSRGDIVYGNLYTLSPATLNHTGVYVCESKRGDSSYYRSSSNQQPIWITGKSPPVSLIIKPNRAQHFTKGSLSLRCEDLSNSTRWTVGRYTQREAEPDCVWWGLVTESTCKINSLSTSDSGVYWCESESGGISNPVNITVHDGDVILDSPVQSVNEGHNIILYCLYRNTNSLNQQADIYKDGSVLQNQITGEVIVYNVSESDEGIYHCKHPDRGESPKSWVSVRRLSHVQAPFSVLMLINNIVKGSLYLLVTIILLVKCYKARGHSNEDRMENRVEED; from the exons ATGAAGTGCAGTCCACTCCTTGTAATGTTCT TGCTGATCGTGTGTATACGAGTGCCACGTGTCCGAG GGAAATCGAAAGCTGTGGTTTTGATAAAGCCTGATACACATGTGTTCAGAGGAGAGAGAGTCCGTTTTAGATGTGACATAAAGGAAAGAGAAGACATTGAGTGGACCTACAGCTGGTATAAGAATAATAAGACACTCCACACAGAGGAAAAAAACCAGATCTTTACAGACAGCACAATGCAGGAGTTCGGCATCAGTTCTATAAAGGACTCGGACAATGGGAGCTACGCCTGCAGAGGACACCGGAATGACTCTCAGACTTCAGATGTCAGTGATGATGTTATACTGACCGTATCAG AGAAAGCACATGTAATACTGAGAGTATCTCCACAGAGCTGGCTGACCGAAGGAGATTCTGTGACTCTTAGCTGTGAGGTTAGAAACTCCTCTCTAGGCTGGACATTCAGCTGGTACACAGCCGTTCCTTACAGACAAATACGAAACAGTCGTGGTGATATTGTTTATGGAAACTTATATACACTCAGTCCTGCTACTCTCAACCACACTGGAGTTTATGTGTGCGAATCAAAGAGAGGAGATTCAAGCTATTACAGAAGTTCCAGCAACCAACAGCCAATATGGATCACTG GTAAATCTCCTCCAGTCTCTCTGATCATCAAACCCAACAGAGCTCAACACTTTACAAAAGGCTCCCTCTCACTAAGGTGTGAGGACCTGAGTAACTCTACTAGATGGACCGTGGGACGGTACACACAGAGAGAGGCGGAGCCAGACTGTGTATGGTGGGGATTAGTTACAGAATCTACTTGTAAAATCAACTCCCTCTCCACATCCGACTCTGGAGTGTACTGGTGCGAGTCTGAGTCTGGAGGCATCAGTAATCCTGTTAACATCACAGTGCATG ATGGTGATGTGATCCTGGACAGTCCTGTCCAATCTGTAAATGAGGGACATAATATAATTCTTTACTGCTTATATCGTAACACAAACTCCCTAAACCAACAAGCTGATATCTATAAAGATGGATCAGTCCTCCAGAACCAGATTACAGGCGAGGTGATCGTCTATAATGTCTCAGAGTCAGATGAAGGTAtctaccactgtaaacacccaGACAGAGGAGAGTCTCCAAAAAGCTGGGTCTCAGTCAGAC gTCTATCACATGTACAAGCTCCATTCTCAGTCCTCATGCTGATCAATAACATAGTGAAAGGCTCTCTGTATCTGCTGGTCACCATCATTCTGCTGGTCAAATGTTACAAAGCTCGGG GTCACAGTAATGAAGACAGGATGGAGAACAGAGTCGAAGAGGACTGA
- the LOC124386827 gene encoding Fc receptor-like protein 5 isoform X2, translating into MRCSLRMGEREEQNCKVLIVCIRVPRVRGKSKAVVLIKPDTHVFRGERVRFRCDIKEREDIEWTYSWYKNNKTLHTEEKNQIFTDSTMQEFGISSIKDSDNGSYACRGHRNDSQTSDVSDDVILTVSEKAHVILRVSPQSWLTEGDSVTLSCEVRNSSLGWTFSWYTAVPYRQIRNSRGDIVYGNLYTLSPATLNHTGVYVCESKRGDSSYYRSSSNQQPIWITGKSPPVSLIIKPNRAQHFTKGSLSLRCEDLSNSTRWTVGRYTQREAEPDCVWWGLVTESTCKINSLSTSDSGVYWCESESGGISNPVNITVHDGDVILDSPVQSVNEGHNIILYCLYRNTNSLNQQADIYKDGSVLQNQITGEVIVYNVSESDEGIYHCKHPDRGESPKSWVSVRRLSHVQAPFSVLMLINNIVKGSLYLLVTIILLVKCYKARGHSNEDRMENRVEED; encoded by the exons ATGAGATGTTCGTTGAGGATGGGGGAAAGGGAAGAGCAAAATTGCAAGG TGCTGATCGTGTGTATACGAGTGCCACGTGTCCGAG GGAAATCGAAAGCTGTGGTTTTGATAAAGCCTGATACACATGTGTTCAGAGGAGAGAGAGTCCGTTTTAGATGTGACATAAAGGAAAGAGAAGACATTGAGTGGACCTACAGCTGGTATAAGAATAATAAGACACTCCACACAGAGGAAAAAAACCAGATCTTTACAGACAGCACAATGCAGGAGTTCGGCATCAGTTCTATAAAGGACTCGGACAATGGGAGCTACGCCTGCAGAGGACACCGGAATGACTCTCAGACTTCAGATGTCAGTGATGATGTTATACTGACCGTATCAG AGAAAGCACATGTAATACTGAGAGTATCTCCACAGAGCTGGCTGACCGAAGGAGATTCTGTGACTCTTAGCTGTGAGGTTAGAAACTCCTCTCTAGGCTGGACATTCAGCTGGTACACAGCCGTTCCTTACAGACAAATACGAAACAGTCGTGGTGATATTGTTTATGGAAACTTATATACACTCAGTCCTGCTACTCTCAACCACACTGGAGTTTATGTGTGCGAATCAAAGAGAGGAGATTCAAGCTATTACAGAAGTTCCAGCAACCAACAGCCAATATGGATCACTG GTAAATCTCCTCCAGTCTCTCTGATCATCAAACCCAACAGAGCTCAACACTTTACAAAAGGCTCCCTCTCACTAAGGTGTGAGGACCTGAGTAACTCTACTAGATGGACCGTGGGACGGTACACACAGAGAGAGGCGGAGCCAGACTGTGTATGGTGGGGATTAGTTACAGAATCTACTTGTAAAATCAACTCCCTCTCCACATCCGACTCTGGAGTGTACTGGTGCGAGTCTGAGTCTGGAGGCATCAGTAATCCTGTTAACATCACAGTGCATG ATGGTGATGTGATCCTGGACAGTCCTGTCCAATCTGTAAATGAGGGACATAATATAATTCTTTACTGCTTATATCGTAACACAAACTCCCTAAACCAACAAGCTGATATCTATAAAGATGGATCAGTCCTCCAGAACCAGATTACAGGCGAGGTGATCGTCTATAATGTCTCAGAGTCAGATGAAGGTAtctaccactgtaaacacccaGACAGAGGAGAGTCTCCAAAAAGCTGGGTCTCAGTCAGAC gTCTATCACATGTACAAGCTCCATTCTCAGTCCTCATGCTGATCAATAACATAGTGAAAGGCTCTCTGTATCTGCTGGTCACCATCATTCTGCTGGTCAAATGTTACAAAGCTCGGG GTCACAGTAATGAAGACAGGATGGAGAACAGAGTCGAAGAGGACTGA